A genomic window from Quercus lobata isolate SW786 chromosome 10, ValleyOak3.0 Primary Assembly, whole genome shotgun sequence includes:
- the LOC115964775 gene encoding uncharacterized protein LOC115964775, with amino-acid sequence MDIPLVLGFSDEDKVGTIQPHDDALVVTLRIGGYDVRKVMFDQGSPADIMYPDLYKGLSLKPENLKTYSSPLVSFEGRMVVPKGQIRLPVQAGTDVVEVDFIVVDVFSPYTVGAKLPSREKEQLVEFLRENVDVFAWSPHEAPGIDPNFICHQLNVNPTIVPKRQPPQRPSKEHAEAVKSEVAKFKQAEAIKEVFYPQWSVDRCRPFFRLLHKWKGFEWTEACAVAFQQLKEYLSRPPIMSSPEVDEVLFAYLAVASHTVSFVLIREDNDIQRPIYYVSKSLREAEVRYLSLEKAILAVVHVTRKLSHYFQAHTVVVLTQLPLKSILRSADYTGRIAKWGMILGAFNIKYMPHTSMKGQVLANLVAKFTELSEEAEMKQHDMDEKLVRLISTQSVSSWKVYVDGAANQWGARVGLVLVSPEKIIIEKSLTLGFSTTNNEAEYEALLMGMSMVHKMGGNVVEVFSDSKLIVGQGKRELESRDARMQEYLSQVRRVQTRFESFDLSHIPRGENTHADSLATLATSSARNLPRVIIVEDLCTPTPAGKDELQVHQVNLAPSWMDPILKFLESDILPEDKIEAKKIRRKSPRFWLSEDKKLYKRFFFGPYLLCIHPEMSKSLLEELHEGIYGSHTGGRSLSHRAIT; translated from the exons ATGGACATCCCGTTGGTTTTGGGCTTTTCAGATGAAGACAAAGTAGGAACCATACAACCACATGATGATGCTCTAGTGGTCACACTGAGGATCGGCGGGTACGATGTGAGAAAGGTAATGTTTGACCAAGGTAGCCCTGCTGATATAATGTACCCTGACTTATACAAGGGGCTAAGTTTGAAGCCTGAGAACTTGAAAACTTATAGTTCAcctttggtgagttttgagggaagaATGGTCGTTCCAAAAGGTCAAATAAGGCTACCTGTGCAGGCCGGtacggatgtggtggaggtggacttcatcgTCGTAGATGTTTTCTCTCCATACACG GTTGGGGCCAAATTGCCTTCGCGAGAGAAGGAGCAGTTAGTAGAATTCCTCAGGGAAAATGTcgatgtgttcgcctggagtcCACACGAAGCCCCGGGTATAGATCCAAACTTCATCTGTCATCAACTCAATGTGAATCCTACCATTGTTCCGAAGAGACAGCCACCTCAACGACCATCAAAGGAGCACGCCGAAGCCGTTAAGAGTGAGGTGGCCAAGTTCAAGCAGGCCGAGGCTATCAAGGAGGTTTTTTATCCTCAATG GTCAGTTGATAGGTGCAGACCCTTCTTCCGTTTACTGcataaatggaaaggatttgagtggacTGAGGCATGCGCTGTAGCATTTCAGCAGCTAAAAGAGTATCTATCTCGGCCGcctatcatgtccagccctgaggtgGACGAAGTCCTGTTTGCTTACCTGGCGGTTGCCTCTCATACAGTTAGTTTTGTCTTAATACGAGAGGACAATGACATTCAAAGGCCAATTTATTACGTAAGTAAGTCACTTCgtgaggccgaggtgcgatactTATCGCTAGAAAAGGCCATCTTGGCAGTAGTCCATGTAACTCGCAAGCTCTCGCATTACTTTCAGGCACATACTGTAGTAGTCCTAACTCAGCTACCACTTAAGTCCATACTTAGAAGCGCAGATTATACGGGGAGGATTGCTAAGTGGGGCATGATTCTAGGGGCTTTtaacatcaaatacatgccccaCACCTCCATGAAAGGCCAGGTCCTCGCCAATTTAGTAGCCAAGTTCACCGAGCTCTCAGAAGAAGCTGAGATGAAGCAACATGACATGGATGAAAAGTTGGTTAGACTGATTTCCACCCAAAGCGTCTCATCCTGGAAAGTATATGTGGATGGCGCAGCGAATCAATGGGGAGCaagagtggggctagttctggtATCCCCCGAAAAGATCATCATTGAGAAGTCCTTAACGCTGGGATTCTCAACCACGAACAATGAAGCAGAGTATGAAGCTTTGTTAatgggaatgagtatggtccataaaatgggtggGAACGTAGTGGAAGTATTCTCAGATTCAAAGTTGATAGTCGGCCAGGGGAAAAGGGAACTGGAATCTCGAGATGCaagaatgcaagaatatttGAGTCAAGTTAGGCGTGTGCAAACGagatttgaatcttttgatttgtCACATATTCcccgaggtgaaaatacccatgcCGATTCCTTggcaacccttgccacctctTCAGCACGGAATTTGCCTCGGGTGATAATTGTTGAGGATTTATGCACCCCCACCCCAGCAGGGAAGGACGAGCTTCAGGTTCATCAAGTCAACCTAGCACCGagttggatggaccccataTTGAAATTCCTCGAAAGTGACATCTTGCCTGAAGATAAAATAGAAGCCAAGAAAATACGGAGGAAAtctcctcggttttggttatccgaggacaaaaaattgtacaaacgcTTTTTTTTTGGGCCGTATCTGCTTTGTATACACCCTGAGATGTCAAAGTCACTTCTAGAGGAACTGCATGAAGGAATTTATGGAAGTCACACGGGGGGAAGGTCCTTATCTCACAGGGCCATTACTTAA
- the LOC115964776 gene encoding stress response protein nst1-like, whose product MGIQRKPQKSLMELIENQPGKSAPGRSAQSQIPPPPTKSPPPARQQPPQPVRVEAVDLKRRREQKGKGMVIQNTFRLDEILNNCYNQLKDEMKKRVSAVQTLTISEHDLAEVRRKLTIEEQARRSADLALEGAQRQAEDQRKSLHEANEELKAAKEQMAALKKQLEEAQRLKDQDEKSREEAVKAKVEVEQATNVAEQKGYDLGVAEIEETLRAEVPVLRKAKNVFYPPAIRISNPPSTQVKVTSKTTDPNPEESLQDPPPPSQQEPAKEASASQVAPLDKVAAIPDAEVASQGFQQDLASIVMPAEGAAKGKEGVTTSEAEKPANQTSKLQIKLKK is encoded by the exons ATGGGTATACAAAGAAAGCCCCAAAAAAGTCTAATGGAGCTGATAGAGAACCAACCCGGGAAAAGTGCACCGGGGAGATCTGCACAATCTCAAATTCCTCCTCCTCCCACTAAGTCTCCTCCTCCTGCTCGACAGCAACCTCCTCAGCCGGTCAGAGTTGAAGCTGTTGACTTGAAAAGGCGAAGGGAACAGAAGGGAAAGGGCATG gtTATCCAAAACACTTTTAGACTGGATGAGATACTCAATAACTGCTACAATCAGTTAAAGGATGAAATGAAAAAACGGGTGTCTGCCGTGCAAACTCTAACCATATCGGAGCACGACCTGGCCGAAGTGAGGAGAAAATTAACTATTGAGGAGCAAGCTCGCCGTAGCGCTGACTTGGCCTTGGAAGGTGCACAAAGGCAAGCTGAGGACCAGAGGAAGAGCCTACACGAAGCAaatgaagagttgaaggctGCCAAGGAACAAATGGCAGCCCTTAAAAAGCAGTTGGAGGAAGCCCAAAGGTTAAAAGACCAGGATGAGAAATCCAGGGAGGAGGCTGTGAAGGCAAAGGTTGAGGTCGAGCAGGCAACGAATGTGGCCGAACAGAAAGGTTACGACCTCGGTGTAGCTGAGATCGAGGAAACCCTTAGGGCAGAGGTCCCAGTG TTAAGGAAGGCAAAGAATGTGTTCTACCCTCCTGCAATTCGAATCTCGAATCCTCCTTCCACTCAAGTCAAAGTGACTTCCAAAACTACTGATCCAAATCCAGAAGAATCGCTTCAAGATCCTCCTCCTCCCAGCCAACAAGAACCAGCCAAAGAGGCCAGTGCTTCCCAAGTAGCACCCCTGGATAAAGTTGCAGCCATTCCAGATGCTGAGGTAGCTTCTCAAGGCTTTCAGCAAGATTTGGCTTCTATAGTCATGCCAGCTGAGGGAGCTGCTAAGGGCAAAGAAGGAGTAACTACCTCGGAGGCTGAGAAACCGGCAAACCAAACTTCCAAGCTCCAaattaagttgaaaaaataG